The Brumimicrobium sp. genomic interval CGCAAATAAAAAGTATCAACAAAATAAACAAGTTTAGGAGTTATTCGATAAGTTACCTTAGCTCTTTTTCTTTTCAAATTTAGGCTAGGTTCTGTATCAACTTCTGCATGAAAGTATCCATTTTTTTGCATAAAAAGTTGAATCTGTTCTTTAGATATGCGAGTAAGCGAAGAATCATATATAACAGGAGCTTCGCCATAAACGTATTTTAATCTTTCACGAAATGTTGGAGAGGGATCTAACGTATCTTTTAAATCAATTTTCTTTGGCTTATAGGTTGTTTTTCCTCTCTTAAGTGCTTTCTGGATTCGCTTTTCGTTGATTTTATCTTGTCTAAGTATTCTTTTTTTATTCTTTTGGATGTAACGCTCATATTTTTGCTCTTTGTCTCTTTCTGTTTTGGTGGAATCCACAGCATTATAAACACGTAATCGAAGCCGAAACCCTAAGAAACGTCGATTAGGGCGCTGTTTTAATACGCTTTTTATATCTCCTTTATCTACATCTGTACCTTTTGGCATTTCAATTTTATTAGACACCAAGAGGTAGTGATCATTTGGAACATGGCGTTTTATATTACAGGATTGTAACATAGCCAGTAATATAAAAAATAATATATATGTAAACAAATTCTTCACAGCCTTCAAAAATACGAATGATTCGTAAATAGCATTTAAAACAAAGGTGAATTTTGAATGAAATAAAAAAAATCAGTGGATTGAATAGTAAAGTAACTACTACTATCTGAAATTAATCCTATTTTTGCTAAAGAAATTAGAGTTATGATTTCGAAAGAAAGAATTAAATACATACGTACGCTGCATCAGAAAAAATTTCGGGATCAACACCATCAATTTATTATTGAAGGAGCAAAATTATTGGAAGAAGCACTTATGTATGCGCCGCAAAGCATTCAACAAATATATTCCACTGAGGAACTCCCTTTTAAAAGTGGATTGCCTATCAATATCATCAGTGAAAAAGAACTCTCTCAAATTTCAATGTTACAACATCCTCAGAAGATAATTGCAGTCTGCGATTACTTGCCTATTCATCAGAAACGCCCTGATTTTTATGTCGTTTTAGATACTATTCAAGATCCGGGGAACTTAGGAACGATACTTAGACTATGTTCTTGGTTTGGAGTGTTTTATATATTGTCATCTAAAGAATCTGTTGATATATATAATCCAAAAGTTGTACAAGCATCTATGGGTGCAATTTTTAATGTTCAGATAGAATATTGTGATTTAAAAGAAGAATTAAAGCAAATAACATTGCCTATATATGGTGCACTTTTAGAAGGTGAAAATATTTATACTGTTCCAAAAGAAAGAAAAGGGGTATTAGTGATGGGGAATGAGGGAAATGGAATACATACAGATTTGCTTTCCTTCATATCACATCCTATAACGATTCCTAAATTTGGAAAAGGAGAATCTTTAAATGTGGCAATGGCAACAGCCATCCTTTTATCTGAGTTTTCTAGGAAATAGCGGAGTTTTATCCTTCAAAAGTGAACGATATCCACCAAACTCGATTATAGAGTTTGTCGATAGGAGTAGAAATACGCGTGTTATCTTGAAAAAGATTATTTTTAAAGCCATGAGAGAATTTTAATTCTATTCCAAATTTAAAGAAAACCAAGAAGAACTCTACACCAGCTCCTACTTGACCTTGGAAATCATTTTTATAAAGTTTCAGGAATGGGTCAGAAAATTTTTGCGCGGATTTCTCTTTAGACTGTAAATCTAGTGTGTATTGGGCTCCAGCGACAACGTATGCTGTAAAATTGTTGTAACGCAACGTTCTAAATTGGAGTAGTAAAGGGAAATCTAGATTTGTTGATCCAATTCGTTCGTCTTTTGTTTCAAATTTTTTATCAGGTTCGTCTGATAGATATGTATAGGTCAGGACACGCTCTATAAATGATAAAGAAGGGATAAAACGAAGACGTAAAATGGGAGTCCCCAATTTAACGGAACTAATTAATCCTAAATCAAAGCCTGGTTGCATTTTATTAGTGATTGAGTAGGTGTTATATTTGTCCAACATATTAGGCTTATATCTTGTCGTAAAATCTGCTGTATTGGCACCTAACATAAAACCAAAGTGAACCCATTTATTATCGAATTTACTATAGTTTAAAGTTTTAGGGTTTTTTTGGGAATAAAGAAGATTAGACCCTAAGATAAAGACAACAAATATGTATAAACCTTTTTTTATCATGCTTTTGTAGCAACGTTATTTATATATAATTATTTTATTCCTACATAAATTGTTGCAATGCCACCAGAAACAGGGATTGCCTTTGTATTACGGTATCCAACCTTTTCCAATATATTCAGGAAATCTTTTCCTTCTGGGAATATTGCGACAGATTCGGGTAAGTATGTATATGCAGCGTTATCTTTAGAAAATAACTTTCCAAAAAATGGAATCATATACTTTGAATAGATACCGAATAATTGTTTTAGAGGGAATCTTTTTGGTTTAGAAAATTCTAGAATAACTAAGGTTCCATTTGGTTTAACTACCCGTAACATTTCAGCTAATCCTTTTTCTAAATGCTCGTAATTACGAACGCCAAATCCAACTGTTAGCGCATCGAACTCGTCATTTTCGAATGGTAAATTCTCAGAATCCCCATGTATCATAGATATGATATTTTCTTGCTTCAACTTCTTTATTTTCTGCCTTCCAACTTCAAGCATTCCGTCAGAGATGTCAACTCCTATAATCTTTTTAGGGTTTAATTTTAAAGAAGCTATAGCAAAATCACCAGTTCCCGTAGCTAAATCAATAATATTTTTAGGTTGAGATTGCTTTAAAATACGTATAGCCTTTTTTCGCCATAGTTTATCGATACCAAGTGACAGAAAATGATTTAAAAAGTCATATTTTTTTGAAATGTTATTGAACATTTCTGACACCTCCTCTTTTTTGGCTTTGTTCCCTTGGTTATAAGGTTTTATACTAATTTCTTCACTCATCTTATCCTACAATTATATGCCCTTTAGGGTATTTATATCTTTTACTAATTAACTTTCTACTAAACAAATATGCTATGGACAGTGTACCAACCCTTCCAATGAACATGGCAAGTATAATGATTATTTTACCTGGATCTGTCAGAATGGGAGTGACGTTTAGAGTTAATCCAACTGTACAAGAAGCTGAAACATGCTCAAAAATAAGATCAAAGATACTGATTTGACCTGCAGTAATAGCGGCTTCTTCTGTAATCGTTAAAGCAAAGATCCCAATAATATTTCCTACGATAAAGAACATTAAAATGGAGTAAGCTTTTAAAACAAGGCTATTGTCTATACTTCTTTTAAATAATTCAACCTGGGTTTTACCTCGAATTGTGGCAATAACAGAGCTAAATAAAATAGCAAAAGTGGATACTCGGATACCACCGCCCGAGGAACCAGAACTGGCCCCGATAAACATGAGGAATAAAGTAAAAACTAAAAAAGGATACCCTAATGTAGAAAAATCTACAGATGAAATACCTGTATACCTAGGAATCATTGAATTATAAAAGGTAGTTACTAATTTTCCAAATGGTGATTTTCCTTCTAAAGTATTGTCATACTCAAATATAGCATATACTATAGCTCCTAAAACGATTAGTAGGAGAGTGGTGAAAAGAGTTACTTTTGTATCAAAACGTAAAGTTTTCCATGGGAATCGCATTCTTTTTCGTAAGCTTCTTATACCAAATAAATCAAATAGATAAACCATTCCGAATCCCCCTAAAAAGAAAAGGGTAATAATAATGAGTTGTAAAATATAATTATCTCTTAGGAGTTGGTGTTGAAAT includes:
- a CDS encoding RNA methyltransferase, with translation MISKERIKYIRTLHQKKFRDQHHQFIIEGAKLLEEALMYAPQSIQQIYSTEELPFKSGLPINIISEKELSQISMLQHPQKIIAVCDYLPIHQKRPDFYVVLDTIQDPGNLGTILRLCSWFGVFYILSSKESVDIYNPKVVQASMGAIFNVQIEYCDLKEELKQITLPIYGALLEGENIYTVPKERKGVLVMGNEGNGIHTDLLSFISHPITIPKFGKGESLNVAMATAILLSEFSRK
- a CDS encoding PorT family protein, coding for MIKKGLYIFVVFILGSNLLYSQKNPKTLNYSKFDNKWVHFGFMLGANTADFTTRYKPNMLDKYNTYSITNKMQPGFDLGLISSVKLGTPILRLRFIPSLSFIERVLTYTYLSDEPDKKFETKDERIGSTNLDFPLLLQFRTLRYNNFTAYVVAGAQYTLDLQSKEKSAQKFSDPFLKLYKNDFQGQVGAGVEFFLVFFKFGIELKFSHGFKNNLFQDNTRISTPIDKLYNRVWWISFTFEG
- the ubiE gene encoding bifunctional demethylmenaquinone methyltransferase/2-methoxy-6-polyprenyl-1,4-benzoquinol methylase UbiE; translated protein: MSEEISIKPYNQGNKAKKEEVSEMFNNISKKYDFLNHFLSLGIDKLWRKKAIRILKQSQPKNIIDLATGTGDFAIASLKLNPKKIIGVDISDGMLEVGRQKIKKLKQENIISMIHGDSENLPFENDEFDALTVGFGVRNYEHLEKGLAEMLRVVKPNGTLVILEFSKPKRFPLKQLFGIYSKYMIPFFGKLFSKDNAAYTYLPESVAIFPEGKDFLNILEKVGYRNTKAIPVSGGIATIYVGIK